The DNA segment CTGGTCATAGCCAGTAGCATAGCCTTTGCAGCAGGATATGCTCTCCCCTACTCTCTAGCTGGCGCTATAGGAGCCTCAGCCGGTGTTAAAATCGAGAAGATTATGAGAGCTAGCGCCATGAAGTACCTACAGGGAATATTGTTAATAGGAGCGGGAGCCTATCTCATCTACTATAACCTCCCCGCCATATTATAGTTATTATAGTTTATCTCCCAGACAATAACAGCTTGTTAGAGAAAGTATCAAAACAATTATATTTAGTCTCCCTACTTATCCGTACTCCAAGGAGAGCCGCCTTGCAGGCCTCTATAAATAGCAAGTCAGTATTCTTCCTTGCCCTCATAGCATCACTTCTACTCGGGGCAGCCATAGGCTTTGCAGCCCATAGCGTTATAGGCGGAAACAAGGGGGTTGTTGTAGCTACTTCAAAGGCGGTATCCACTGGATCATCTATAGGCGTCTATCTCACAGTGGCAAATAACACCAGTAAAACCACATGCATCGTAGGCGCCGATATCGCCGAAAGTGTTAATGGCAACGTTGTAGTAGATATACACAAGACCGTTGAAGAGGAGGGAAGGGTTGTAATGCTGCCCGCAGGCCCTATATGCCTGGGGCCGGGGGAGACACTGGAGATGAGGCAGGGGCCGGGCAGCTACCACGTAATGATAATGGGGGATAGAAGCGCCATAGATAAGATAGTGGAGGATGGAACTGTAGAGATTAAAGTTCTGGTGGAGCAGGAGGTAGCTGCACCCCTAGAGGAGCCGTAAGCCGTAGGCATCCTCGAATGCCAGCTTCATGTTCATGTTTTATGTGGCGTTTTAGACGCGAGAAGCAAGCCAGCTGGAGTGGGTAGAACCACGGGCTTCCACGGCTCCTTCGATACCATGCTAAAGAATTTGGATGGCGGGGGAGGTTGAAAGGCGTTGTGGAAGGCGGCTACACCTCCAGTTACCAGCAGATTTTCAAGCTTAGCTAAAGCATTGGGGTAGTCCCTCTTCTCTATATCCACAAATGCCATATCAAAAGCCTCCCCTCCTTTAGATTCTAGGTCCGAGAAATAGTCTAGAGCATCGCCCTCTACAACCTCAAACTCTATCCTCCCCCCGAACATATCCCTGGCCCCTTCAAGCTTCCTCGAGAGAATGTTAGCCAGTTCCCCCTCATACTCGATAGCAATTATCCTACAAGCCATCTCCAAACACCTATGGTAAGCTCCGTAGGCTATCCAGACGGTCGAATAGCCGATGCCAGCGCCAGCATCAACATAAGTCCTCTTTCCGCCGCCAACCAAATATGCTATGGAAGCTAGTATAAGGCCGTCCTCAGGGTCTATAGCAGGAATGCCAAGCTCAATACTAGCCCTCCTAATATTTTCCGAGAATACTTGGAACTGCCTGGCTTCGCTAATCATAGTTTATGCCACCGCTCGCTCGAACCGCTGTTTCATAAATTCGCTATTAGCGTTTTATATCTGCTACTGCAGCCAGAGTATCTTCAAGCATCCAGTAGTGTCTAGTACATAGTCTACATGATCCCAGCGGGCTTCGAGTCACGCAGATATTATCAGCCTAACCCAGAAACTAACCCTTGCTAAAAGCCTCCTACCAGAAGACATGCTATATTCCACTATATCGGCTGGCTAGAATGCAGTAGAGGCTCCTACTTAAACACTTCTAACTAAAGCCACATGAATTATATTGTTCAATATATAGGATGCTTCTGGAGAAGAGAGTTAGTTGTTCGACTATATTTAAACCTTGTACAGGCTGACTAGACCGCCTGGGGGAGTAGGGGTTTGGCTGTTAAGCTTAGGAGGAGGGATTTTCTAAAGCTTGTCGGGGCTGCTGGAGTTGCCGTATCGCTCCTAGGAGTAGTTCCGCCTATAGTTAGGTATACGGTCCCGCCGATACTTAGGGGGGAGATGCCCAGGAGCAAGCTGGTCTGGGAAGACTGTAGCCCGGTCAAGGCTTCGGAGCTGGAGGCTAACACTCATTACCTCTTCTACTATCCTCTTGTGGATACTATAAATACTCTTCTAAAGCTCGAGACTCCCAGCGGGAAGCCTATTAGAATACCCGAGATGAGGGTTCCCAGCCAGATGAACCCCGCTATGGAGCCTCCGGCGTGGCTTGACGGTGATTTAAGCGATAGCGAGATAAGGAGACTCGAAGAGATTGCGACGGGAGGCGGGTTCTTCATTTACCCGCCCGGCGTTGGTCCAGACGGCAACATAGTGGCCTACAACCTAATATGTCAGCACCTGGGCTGCCCCTACCCAGCCCTCAGATACTACCCTCCGGGCACACCAATAACAACAAACCCACCCGACGTGGGGGCTAAAGGGGGCGTGCTGCATTGTATGTGCCACGGATCGGCCTACGACCCCTCAAGAGGCTCCATAGTGCTAACACCCCCCACAGTAAAGCCTTTGCCCGCCATAAAGCTCGAGTGGGACCCGGCGACTGACGAGCTTTATGCGGTCGACGTTGTGGGCCCCACCATACTCGGCAAAGTCTGCAACACATGCGGAAAGCTAGTAGGCTCCACGGTTGTAGTGGGTGTTAACAGGGAGCCCGAGAAGGTTCAGTGCTAACCATGGGAAGGGGTGTGGGGCTATGGCTGCTAGGATGCTTGCGAGGAAGGCTTGGGAGTGGATATACGAGAGGGGTGGCTTAGGCCACCTTCCATTCTATAGGGTGCCCTACAGCTATTTCACGCTAGACATATGGCTGGGGGCTATAGTCGCCTCTAGCTTCTTCTGGCTTGCCCTAACCGGCCTTCTGCTGCTCTTCTACTATAGGCCCACGGATCCGCTGGAGTCTAGTAAGGCTATAATTTTCGAGAGGCCGTTCGGCGCCCTCCTGCTTACAAGCCATCTCTACGCAGCCCACTTCATGCTAATAGGGGTTTTCGCCCACGCTTTCAGAAACCTGTTCAAGGGAGTATACAAGAGGCCTAGGGAGCTGGTGTGGATAGTCGGTGTTGCAACAGGCTTCCTAGCCCTCCAGACGGCGTTCTTCGGCTACAGTCTTGTCGGGGATAGGATAGCTAAGGAGGCTGTAAACATCGGCTCAGCACTCAACCTCAGGAGCCTCGGAGAGGAGCTGGGGCTCTATGTTGTTGCAATACTCTTCGGCCTAGACCCCGCCGAAAGGTACTTCAGGATAACCGCCCTCCACGTGCTCCTCGCCGCCACAGTATTCCTCCTCTTCCTACTCCACTTCGGCCTCTTCGAGGTCCACGGCCCAGCCCCGAAGGAGGAGGAGACGGGCTGGAAGGCCGAGCCTGCGAAGATACCGCAGGATAGGAAGGACCTGGCGCCGTGGTTCCCGGTCAACCTCGTCTTCATACTGGCAGTCACCCTTATGACGTGGGGCTTTATAGTCTTTACCGCTGGCATGGCTCAGAGGTTCGCAGACCTACTACCACCCCTTTTCAAGCCATACCCTGTTGAGGCTGAGGACTTCACACCAATGCCCCCATGGTTCTTCCTCTACACCTACAGGATCTTCCAGATGACTTTCCTGACACTCAGCCTGGAGAACACGCCCCAGCTGCTCCAGTTTATAGTGGCGCTCGTCCTACCGCCGCTGATATTAATGCTCATACCCTTCGTGGATAGAAAGGTTTCCACAAACCCTGTTGACAGGCCTTGGATAACCGGCCTGGGCATAATACTGCTAACCGGCTATATGCAGCTGACCATTTGGTCTATGATAGAGCCTGGTATACCTATAAGGCTGGTGCAGCTGCTCACCGTAGCGAGCCCACCACTGGCTATTACAATAGCAGGCCTCTACCTGCTCAGGAAGGTTAGGGTGGGTGAGGACATAACGCCTGGAGACTTCATAGCCTCCTCAGGCCTGCTGGCGGCGGCCACAGCTCTACCCCCGCTACTTGGTATGGCGCTTGGCGTGCCGGAGCTTCACCAAGAGGTTGCAGTGGGCTTCCTAGGCCTGGCGTTCGCCGCGGTAATACTTGGCTGGATAGCGGCTAAACTTAGGGTGGAGCCCGAGGGGGAGCTACAGCCCGTGCAAGACCCGGACACCTCCATACCCTGGTACCTGCTGCTGGCAGCGCTTGGCGAGGTGGGTATAGCTGCGTTCTCCCTAATAGCACTGACGGCGATAGCCATCATAGACCCTGTAGCCTATGCAATGCAGGCCACAGTACTAACAGGGCTTCTACTACTATCGGGTGGAGCACTCGCGCACGCACTCTTCAGGGCGCTCGCCGCAGAGTGGATACCGCGTGGAGACGTGGTCAGCGAGCTTAAAGTCCACTGCCTACCCTACCTAGCTCTAGCCCTAGCTGCAATCTTCGTACTGTAGAGAGGCGAGAACGGTTTTTCCATGTTTTGACACATTCTCAACCCCGCAGCCCCGTCGAGATGATACAACCACCTATTTCTCCCCTAGCTCCCTATAAGCCTACATCACGGGTTGTGCGATGGTAGATGCAGATCCACTAAACATTGTATACCTGGCCTTACTGACAGTAGGCTGGCTAGCCAGCATAGGCGGCTTCATCGAATTTAGGAGAAGCCTTATGGGGGGCGGTTTCGTCTGCAAAGCCGAAAACAAGGGTTGGATAAGCTGTAGGTCAGCCTACGTCATACCCCAGGCGTTCATAGCCGGGCGAATCCACCTCTCGGAGCTCGCCCCCATATACTTTACCGCCACGCTTGCAGCCGCCCTCCTGGGGGTGCTCCTAGACATAGGCCTTCTACTCGGTATTTCACAACTGCTCACGGCTGCTGGAGCAGCTGCTGTGCCGTATCTCGTATACCTTGAGGTGAGGGTTGCAAGGGCAATATGCCTGTGGTGCACTGTAATGCACATCTCCCTAATACTAGCCCTAGCGGCAGCGGCGGCGGAGGTTTTAGGAGGTTAAGAGCCCTGATCAAAGCTGTTATATAGCGGAGGTAGCCCCTGTAATGGCCTCCCAAAACAGGACTACCTACATTTTAATAGCAGGCCTTCTGCTCGTCGTGATAGTCGTCGGGGCCGCTCTACTCCTCCGACCAGGCGGCGAAGAGACGGCGACCACCACCCCTGTAGAGACAGAGGAGACCGGGGTAACAACAGAGGCAACGGGTGTAACGACAACCACGGCGACGACTACAGAGGGGGGTGTTGGAGGAGGTGCGGAAACCACGACCGAGACAAAAGTCGAGACAGGGCCAGTAGTGTTAAGGGTTCTGACCCGCCATCCAGGGGAGATACAGCTGGCGGCGAAGGAGGAGTTCCTTAAGAGTGATATAGCTAAGAGGTATAATATCGTTGATATAAAGTTCTACTCCGTGCCGCCCGTGAGCTGGATAAGCGCCATAGAGAGTAGAGGCGATATAGACGTCGCCTGGGGAGGCGGCCCAACCCTATTCGACCAGCTATACCAGGCGGGCTACCTAGCCCCCCTCACCAGCGACGCCGCCCTCAATGCCGCTGCACAGATCCCAGACCTCTTTGCCGGTGCCCCTATGAAGCGTGTAGACAGCGAGGGAAGGATATACTGGGTTGCAGCCAGCGTCGCCAGCTTCGGCTTCACGGTGAACCATGACGTGCTAAACCAGTACAACCTACCTGTTCCTAAGAGGTGGGCCGACCTTGCGTCACCCGTGTACGCCGGCCCTCTTGTCCTCGAGAACAGACCAGTGATTGCGATAGCAGACCCAACTAGGTCTACAAGCAACACTAGGATGTACGAGATAATACTCCAGGCCTACGGCTGGGAAGAGGGCTGGAGGGTCCTCACTGGAATGGCGGCTAACGCCCTGGTTGAAGGCGGTAGCGCGGAGGTTAGGGACGATGTTATCCAGGGTAGGGTGGCTATAGGGATAACAATCGACTTCTACGGCTACACAGCTATGAAGGCCAACCCGGCTACAGAGTATATCATACCTGAGGGGGAGACCATCATAAACGGCGACCCCATAGCCCTCCTCACAACTTCCAAGCACCCCGAGGCGGCACAGGCTTTCATAGCGTGGGTGCTAACTGAGGGCCAGAAGATATGGTTCAGGGAGGACATCAACAGGCTGCCCTCTAACCCGAAGGCTTTCGAGCTGCCCGAGGGCAGGGAGAGGCAGGACCTCAAAACAATATACGACAAGCTCTCCCAGGCTAAGTCTATGGAGTTCAGCGACGAAGAGGCACTTAAAATAGAGTCGGCTATGCAGCTCTACTTCAAGGCAACACTGGTAGACCTGAACGGGATACTTAAGGAAGTGTGGATGACTATGGTCCAGCTTCTCATGGAGGGCAAGATAGACGAGCAGACTTTCAACGACTACATGTCCAGACTCGGGTCGCCTCTAAAGTATCTCGACCCAGCCACCGGCGAGGAAAAGGTGTTTACAGAGGAGGACGCAGCAAGGGTTACTGGCGTGCTTAGGGAGAACCCGAGGCTTAAGGATGCTTACATCTCGGCGTGGAGGGAAGCTGCTATAGCGAAGTACGAGTCCCTCCTCGACGAGCTCTCCTCGCTAGGGGGCTGAGCAAAGGCCTTGCCCAGGCGGCTAGACCCGAGTGCCCTCATATTCACAGCATTCCCGCTAGCCTTTTTCACCCTCCTGCTCATAGCTCCACTGGCCCTCCTGCTCTACAAGCCCCTCGTCACCCTCGTATCCATCGACTACCCCCTGGGGGGCCTCCTCGACTATCCTTTCGTTAGCAAGAGGCCGCTTGGCTCCCACTTCAAGTATATAGACCTCCCCACCGGTCCCGACAAACTCATAATTTCTCTAAAGGACTACGGCGTCATAGTCAACACAGTAATAGTGGCAACCCTAGTAACCCTATTCTCCACTATTGTAGGCACAGCAGCAGCACTCCTAACATCCTCATACTATTTCCCAGGGAGGGATGTGGTGAGGATAGTGATGATGCTGCCGCTTCTCTACACCCCCTTCGTAAACGCGTTCGTAGTCTACAACCTCTTCGGCAAGGACAACGGGGTTCTAGCGTCGATCACCGGGTCACTCTTTGGAGTGTCAGTCTACTTCCAGGGCCTAGCCGGGGTCATCCTAACACAGACCCTCATGTTCTGGCCTATAGTCTATGTTAACGCGTTTGCAAGCATGGTACAGATAGACCCTAGCCTCAAAGAGCAGGCCGAAAACCTTGGCGCGCGGGGGCTGAGGCTCCACAGAACAGTAACCCTACCCCTCGCCATGCCGGGTATAACGGCTGGCGCCGCCCTCGTCTTCATATTTAGCATGGAGGACCTCGCAGCGCCCATAGCATTCAGGGTGGACAACGTTATCTCCAGGTGGATAGTCAACGAGATTCTGGCCTCGCCGAGCGTCGAGGAGATCTCTGTGGACACCCTGATACTAGCCCTGATTCTTGTGAGTACAGCCAGCCTCTGGTTCGTCACCGTGAAGAGGTACCTCAGCCTACGCCAATACGCTATGCTTCAGAAAGGCGGTGTTAGAGAGCGTAGGCTCGAGGAGCCGGGGCCCCTTGCGAAGGCCCTCATATACCTCATCCTTATACCCTGGATACTCGTAAGCATCTCACCCCAGCTAGGAGTCGTCGTGTACGCCTTCAGCGAGAGCTGGATTGGCACCGTGCCCCAGGGCCTCACCCTGGATCACATGAGGGAGGTCCTGAGCGACGGTCGAGTGGTGAACGCCTTTAGGAATAGTGTGACCTACGCCCTACTCGCCTCGATCATCTCAATAGTAATAGCTGTGACAACATCGTATTCGGTTGAGAGGCTTAGGACGAGGCTCTCGGAGCCCCTAGACGTCCTGGCGACAATACCTATAGCCCTCCCCGGCCTGGCCCTAGCCCTCGGGTTCCTCATAATGTTCTCAACAGACTTTACCAAAGGCACGATACTAGACCCCTACGAATTCCCAGCCCTCTTCCTGGTCCTGGCATACTCGGTTAGGAAGAGCCCCTTCGCCACCAGAGCAGCCTTCGCCGGGCTGAAGCATCTCCACAAGAGCCTGGAAGAGGCTGCGATGAACCTTGGGGCCAGAAGACTTAGGGTTATACGGGACATAACGGTGCCTCTCATAGGCATAAACCTCCTGGGTGGTGTGCTCCTAACTTTCGTCTACAGCGTCACAGAGGTGAGCACCAGCATAACGATAGGCGGTCTCAACGAAGACTACTCTCCCATAACATACATAATCTACGACTACGTAACCGGGGGTTATGGGGGAGGAGCTTTCGTGCACCTGGCAGCATCCATAGTGGTTATATTGATGGCTATACAGGTAGCGGCTATAACTTTCGTGAACGTGGCGTTGAAGCAGAGGTACGCATTCATAGGGGTGTGAAGCACCCGTGGCTGGCATAAATCTGGAAGGGGTGACAAAGAGGTTCGGCACCACTGTAGCCCTCGACAGTGTCAGCCTTGAGATCAGCGATGGAGAGATCTTCACGCTCCTAGGCCCCAGCGGCTGCGGGAAGACAACTACCCTGAGAGTTATAGCGGGCTTCGAAACCCCCGACGAAGGGAGGGTCTACATAGGGGATAGGGACGTTACAATGCTGAAACCTTATGAGAGGAACACTGCTATGGTTTTCCAGAACTACGCCCTCTGGCCTCATATGAGGGTGTTCGACAACATAGCCTACGGCCTAAAGCTCCGCAAGCTGCCTAGGAGCGAAATTGTCAGGCGTGTTAGGTGGGCTGCCGAGCTTCTCGAGATCGACCATCTTCTGGACCGCTACCCCCACCAGCTGAGCGGGGGGCAGCAGCAGAGGGTGGCGGTGGCGAGGGCTATAGTGACGGAGCCCGAGGTCCTCCTCATGGACGAGCCTCTAAGCAACCTAGACGCCCACCTCAGGCTGAAGATGAGAGAGGAGATAGTTAGGCTTCAGAAGAGGCTCGGCGTCACCATAGTCTATGTGACCCATGACCAGGAGGAGGCCCTTAGCATAAGCCACAGGGTGGCAGTTATGAACAGGGGTAGGGTAGAGCAGGTGGGGACGCCTGTGGAAGTCTATGAGAAGCCGGCTACATATTTCGTGGCAACATTCATAGGGAGGTCCACTGTTCTTGAGGGCATTGTCTCCGAGGTACTGGGCAGCGGTATGGTTAGGGTCATGATTGAGGGGGGCCTTTCCATAGTGGGGACCGACATGGAGGGGGGCCTTAGGGAGGGTGAGAGGGTCAGGGTGGTAATTAGGCCTGAGAGGGTCAAGGCAGGCAGCGAGTATAACGGGGAGAATGTGTTCGAAGGAACAGTCTCTCTAGCCATGTTTCTAGGCTGGAGAACACAGCTCAAGGTAGAGGTCGGGGGCCAGGAGATCACAATATACTCTGACCCGCGTAGAGCACCGGCGCCAGGCCAGCCCGTGAGGTTCTACGTGGACCCTGAGGAGGCTAAGGTCTACAGGCACACTGGCAGCAGCTAGCACTTCCTACATGGCCCCGGTATGCCAAGCCCCGCGTCGACCCTATCCCAAACTATGTTAACAAGTGCTGGGGCGACATTGAGTGGAGCGGGGGTGTAAACCCGCTCTGCAGCCCCCGCCTCGCTGCACAGCTTATCGCCGTAAACCGCCCTTCTATACGCTGCAAGCTTCTCTTCATCCCGCCATACTCCCCCGCCTGCGTAGTCTACGCAGAGCAGCTCCTCCGGCTTCACGCCGATGTAGCTCATCACATCCCTAACCCCCCCTTGTATGAGGGAGGCTCCCAGGGGTCGGCCCCTCAAAACCGCTTTAACCCACCCCTCTAGACTGTCTGCGTCGGGGTAGAGTCTTCTCACGTCGGAGGACCTCGCGAGTATCCACCTAGCCCCAAGCCTCACAGCAGCAAGAACTCCCTGCCTGACTCCATGGGACAGGAGGAGGCTTGAGGAGATGAACACTCCGGCTTCGAGGGGGGTGCCAGCTGCTCCTATGTGTATCCTGCCGGCCTCCAACCCATCCCCCCAGGATATGTGCATCTAGATCTCCTAGATCTCCATGCCCAGCCTTCTCAGGAGCCGTTTGTCGCGCTTCAGCTTCTTCATCATTGTCTTAAGGTTCTTGTAGTAGGTTAGCAGCTCCCTCACGTCCTCAACGCTTGTGCCGCTGCCTATGGCTATTCTCCTCATCCTCCTCTTGTCAATGATATCAGGCCTGTCTAGCTCCTCGTACGTCATACTCTCTATTATAGCCATCCACCTCCTCATCTTCTCCTCACCCAGCTTTAGCGCCCCCTCGTCTATGCTAGCCAGCATGGAAGCACCCGGCAGCATCTGGAGGACCTTGCCCAGGGGCCCCAGCTTTCTCATAGCCTTAAGCTGTCTATATATCGTGCGCATCGTTATCCTCCCCTTCAAAACATCTTCAGCCGCCTTATCGAGCTCGCTAGCCTCCTCCAAGCTCCTTATCCTTTCAAGGAGGCTCTCCAGATCGCCCATGCCCAGTATCCTGGCGACGAACCTCCTAGGTGCAAATGGCTCCAGCTCGCTCAGAGTCTCTCCTGTACCTATGAACTTTATCCTCGCCCCCGTAACGGCTGCCGCTGTAAGGGCGCCGCCGCCGCGGGCTGTGCCATCCATCTTAGTTATTATTATGCTGCCTATGGGGGTTGACTTATGGAACCTCTCAGCCAGGGACATAGCCTTCTGGCCTATACTCGCGTCTATAACCAGGGCCACCTCATCAGGTCTTACCTTAGAGGCTATAGCCCTCATCTCCTCGAGCAGCTTGGCCTCCTCGCCGTGCCCGTGACGGCCAGCGGTGTCAACTATCACTACCTCGGCCCCCCGCTGGAGAAGCTCCTCCAAACCCCTCCTAGCTATATCCGCCGGGTCCCCCTCCTTCTCGCCGTAGAACATAGCCCCCGCCTCCTCAGCCAGCCTCTTGAGCTGCTCGTATGCTCCTGGCCTGTGGGTGTCGCTGCTGACCAGGCCCACCTTATAGCCGCGCCTCACATAGTAGTATGCCAGTTTTCCGGCGGTCGTAGTCTTACCCGAGCCCTGAACTCCGACGAGCAGTATGACCCACGGCGTCTTAGGCGGCTCCACCTGGGGCTCCTGCTCGCCCCCGAAAAGCTTCACAAGCTCCTCATAAACTATCTTTATCATCCAATCCCTCCTAGTGACGCCCGGAGGGGGCTCCTCCTTGAGCGCCCTCTCCCTTATGCTCCTAGTGACGCTCAGCACCAACTTTACATTCACGTCAGCCTTTATCAACTCCCTCTGCAGATCCCTGAGGAAGGCGTCAACGGCCTTCTCATAGACTCCCCCTCCCTTCAAGAACTTGGCTACAGCCCTCCTAACGCCCTCCATCATAGGCAGCGCCAACCCCACCTCCTAAGAGTAGGAGGCTGCAGGGGATAAAGGGCATGTAGAGGCTTGTACCGGAAAGCTAAAGCCCCAGGGAGGCCACATACCACTGACACTTGGGCTGTGAGGCCGTTCCGGCGGCTCCGGAGCCGCTCTGGCTGTGGGAGCGGCTGTGGGGACCGCTTCGCTGGGCCGAGCCTCTAACCTATATTAGGCCTTCCCCCATGTTGGAATACAGGGATTAGGCGTTGGCTGAGGAGACTAGCTTCAAATATATAGTCAGGATAGCGGGTGTCGATATAGATGGAGATCTAAAGCTGCCCTACGGGCTGGCCAGCATTAAGGGCATCGGATATACCACGGCCATGGCTGTAATCCGTATGCTAGGCCTCGACCCCGAGAAGAAGGTAGGTTTCCTGACGGAAGAGGAGATTAGAAGGCTGGACGAAGTCCTGAGGGATATAACCCAGCTCGGCCTTCCTAAATGGCTCTACAATAGGAGGAGAGACTACGAGACTGGAAAGGATCTCCATCTCATAGGCAACGAGCTGATATTCTACGCTAGGAGGGATATAGAGAGGGAGATGAAGATCGGGTCGTGGAGGGGTATAAGGCATAAGTACGGGCTGAAGGTCAGAGGCCAGAGGACGAGGACCACGGGCAGGCTGGGCATGACAATAGGCGTCCGCAAGAAGAGGTAGCCCTCGGGGGTGGGGGGTTATGGGCGATCCCAGGAAGCCTAGGAAGAAGTGGGAGGGCCCGAAGCACCCGTGGATAAAGGAGAGGCTGGAGCGTGAGAGGGAGCTTATGGGGCGTTACGGGCTGAGGAATAAGAAGGAGCTTTGGAAGGCCGAGACGCTGGCTAGGAGGTTTAGGCATAGGGCAAGGAGCCTGCTAGGGCTGCCGCCGGAGGTTAGGAGAGAGGCTTCGCGGGTACTTGTCGAGAGCCTGTACAGGATGGGGCTGATAGACAACCCGAATGTAGACATCGACGAGGTCCTGGGTATAAACGCTGAGAAGGTTCTGGAGAGGAGGCTCCAGACGATAGTGTATAAGAAGGGGCTGGCGAATACCATATACCAGGCCAGGCAGCTTGTGGTACACGGCCACATAGCCATAGCTGGCCGGAGGGTCACAAGCCCCGGCTACCTGGTCAGCAGGGAGGAGGAGAAGCTAATAGATTATGCCCCTGGAAGCCCGTTTAAGGAGAAGGCGGAGGAAGCTGCACAGGCGTAGAGGGGGTGTTGAGTATTGGCTATGTACCCGAGGGAGCTTAAGTGGGGTGTAGCCCACATTTATAGTAGCTTCAACAACACGCACGTCCACATCACAGACCTCACAGGGGCTGAAACGGTAGCCAGGGTGACTGGGGGTATGGTTGTTAAGGCCGATAGAGAGAAGCCAAGCCCCTACGCAGCCATGATAGCCGCCAGCAGGGCGGCTCAGAAGGCTATGGAGCGCGGTATAGCGGCTATACACATTAAAGTCAGGGCGCCCGGCGGCCACGGCCCCAAGACCCCGGGGCCTGGGGCCCAGGCCGCTATAAGAGCTCTAGCCAGGGCTGGCTTCATAATAGGCAGGATCGAGGATGTAACGCCGATACCCCACGACACCACGAGGAGGCCGGGCGGCAGAAGGGGTAGGAGGGTATAGCCTCCGGGAGACTCATGCCCATCGGCCAATATGTTTTCACCGGGTTT comes from the Aeropyrum camini SY1 = JCM 12091 genome and includes:
- a CDS encoding copper chaperone PCu(A)C codes for the protein MQASINSKSVFFLALIASLLLGAAIGFAAHSVIGGNKGVVVATSKAVSTGSSIGVYLTVANNTSKTTCIVGADIAESVNGNVVVDIHKTVEEEGRVVMLPAGPICLGPGETLEMRQGPGSYHVMIMGDRSAIDKIVEDGTVEIKVLVEQEVAAPLEEP
- a CDS encoding O-methyltransferase, coding for MISEARQFQVFSENIRRASIELGIPAIDPEDGLILASIAYLVGGGKRTYVDAGAGIGYSTVWIAYGAYHRCLEMACRIIAIEYEGELANILSRKLEGARDMFGGRIEFEVVEGDALDYFSDLESKGGEAFDMAFVDIEKRDYPNALAKLENLLVTGGVAAFHNAFQPPPPSKFFSMVSKEPWKPVVLPTPAGLLLASKTPHKT
- a CDS encoding Rieske 2Fe-2S domain-containing protein; translated protein: MAVKLRRRDFLKLVGAAGVAVSLLGVVPPIVRYTVPPILRGEMPRSKLVWEDCSPVKASELEANTHYLFYYPLVDTINTLLKLETPSGKPIRIPEMRVPSQMNPAMEPPAWLDGDLSDSEIRRLEEIATGGGFFIYPPGVGPDGNIVAYNLICQHLGCPYPALRYYPPGTPITTNPPDVGAKGGVLHCMCHGSAYDPSRGSIVLTPPTVKPLPAIKLEWDPATDELYAVDVVGPTILGKVCNTCGKLVGSTVVVGVNREPEKVQC
- a CDS encoding cytochrome b — protein: MAARMLARKAWEWIYERGGLGHLPFYRVPYSYFTLDIWLGAIVASSFFWLALTGLLLLFYYRPTDPLESSKAIIFERPFGALLLTSHLYAAHFMLIGVFAHAFRNLFKGVYKRPRELVWIVGVATGFLALQTAFFGYSLVGDRIAKEAVNIGSALNLRSLGEELGLYVVAILFGLDPAERYFRITALHVLLAATVFLLFLLHFGLFEVHGPAPKEEETGWKAEPAKIPQDRKDLAPWFPVNLVFILAVTLMTWGFIVFTAGMAQRFADLLPPLFKPYPVEAEDFTPMPPWFFLYTYRIFQMTFLTLSLENTPQLLQFIVALVLPPLILMLIPFVDRKVSTNPVDRPWITGLGIILLTGYMQLTIWSMIEPGIPIRLVQLLTVASPPLAITIAGLYLLRKVRVGEDITPGDFIASSGLLAAATALPPLLGMALGVPELHQEVAVGFLGLAFAAVILGWIAAKLRVEPEGELQPVQDPDTSIPWYLLLAALGEVGIAAFSLIALTAIAIIDPVAYAMQATVLTGLLLLSGGALAHALFRALAAEWIPRGDVVSELKVHCLPYLALALAAIFVL
- a CDS encoding vitamin K epoxide reductase family protein, which translates into the protein MVDADPLNIVYLALLTVGWLASIGGFIEFRRSLMGGGFVCKAENKGWISCRSAYVIPQAFIAGRIHLSELAPIYFTATLAAALLGVLLDIGLLLGISQLLTAAGAAAVPYLVYLEVRVARAICLWCTVMHISLILALAAAAAEVLGG
- a CDS encoding ABC transporter substrate-binding protein gives rise to the protein MASQNRTTYILIAGLLLVVIVVGAALLLRPGGEETATTTPVETEETGVTTEATGVTTTTATTTEGGVGGGAETTTETKVETGPVVLRVLTRHPGEIQLAAKEEFLKSDIAKRYNIVDIKFYSVPPVSWISAIESRGDIDVAWGGGPTLFDQLYQAGYLAPLTSDAALNAAAQIPDLFAGAPMKRVDSEGRIYWVAASVASFGFTVNHDVLNQYNLPVPKRWADLASPVYAGPLVLENRPVIAIADPTRSTSNTRMYEIILQAYGWEEGWRVLTGMAANALVEGGSAEVRDDVIQGRVAIGITIDFYGYTAMKANPATEYIIPEGETIINGDPIALLTTSKHPEAAQAFIAWVLTEGQKIWFREDINRLPSNPKAFELPEGRERQDLKTIYDKLSQAKSMEFSDEEALKIESAMQLYFKATLVDLNGILKEVWMTMVQLLMEGKIDEQTFNDYMSRLGSPLKYLDPATGEEKVFTEEDAARVTGVLRENPRLKDAYISAWREAAIAKYESLLDELSSLGG
- a CDS encoding ABC transporter permease codes for the protein MPRRLDPSALIFTAFPLAFFTLLLIAPLALLLYKPLVTLVSIDYPLGGLLDYPFVSKRPLGSHFKYIDLPTGPDKLIISLKDYGVIVNTVIVATLVTLFSTIVGTAAALLTSSYYFPGRDVVRIVMMLPLLYTPFVNAFVVYNLFGKDNGVLASITGSLFGVSVYFQGLAGVILTQTLMFWPIVYVNAFASMVQIDPSLKEQAENLGARGLRLHRTVTLPLAMPGITAGAALVFIFSMEDLAAPIAFRVDNVISRWIVNEILASPSVEEISVDTLILALILVSTASLWFVTVKRYLSLRQYAMLQKGGVRERRLEEPGPLAKALIYLILIPWILVSISPQLGVVVYAFSESWIGTVPQGLTLDHMREVLSDGRVVNAFRNSVTYALLASIISIVIAVTTSYSVERLRTRLSEPLDVLATIPIALPGLALALGFLIMFSTDFTKGTILDPYEFPALFLVLAYSVRKSPFATRAAFAGLKHLHKSLEEAAMNLGARRLRVIRDITVPLIGINLLGGVLLTFVYSVTEVSTSITIGGLNEDYSPITYIIYDYVTGGYGGGAFVHLAASIVVILMAIQVAAITFVNVALKQRYAFIGV